The Toxotes jaculatrix isolate fToxJac2 chromosome 14, fToxJac2.pri, whole genome shotgun sequence genome window below encodes:
- the serbp1b gene encoding plasminogen activator inhibitor 1 RNA-binding protein isoform X4 produces the protein MPGHLQEGFGCVVTNRFDQLLDDESDPFEILKAAENKKKEGAAAGSTKTAAQAAKQPKKESQKDRKNPLLDKKEESQAPVPLKKEGIRRVGRRPDQQGQPGSQHQAGQGEGRPGDKRPDRRPPRERRFEKPAEDKPEGGAEFSVDKPSGDRPPRGRGGGRGGRGGRGRSMGRGEGFDSRGKRDFDRHSGSDKSNQKTEEKRSGSGSHNWGNVKDEVSEAEQTSAAPETTPEGEETAPAGSENKENEVEEVKNEGPKEMTLDEWKAMQDKERTKVEFNIRKPNEGADSQWKKGYVLHKSKSEDRPVGALIDASETEADSNTLYHKAGADESSDHHFRKPANDITSQLEINFGDLGRPGRGRGGARGGRGGRGGGGSRTARGGGRSEKASGVSVPNVDDPEAFPALA, from the exons ATGCCCGGACACCTGCAAGAAGGCTTCGGCTGCGTCGTAACCAACCGGTTCGACCAGTTATTGGACGATGAGTCCGACCCGTTCGAGATCCTGAAAGCCGCTGAAAACAAGAAGAAGGAGGGGGCCGCCGCTGGTTCCACCAAGACCGCGGCTCAAGCCGCCAAGCAGCCGAAGAAGGAGTCACAGAAGGACAGGAAGAACCCGCTGCTGGACAAGAAGGAGGAGTCCCAGGCTCCAGTCCCCCTGAAGAAAGAGG GTATCAGGCGGGTGGGCCGAAGACCGGACCAGCAGGGCCAGCCTGGTTCCCAGCACCAGGCTGGGCAGGGCGAAGGGCGACCTGGAGACAAGAGGCCGGACCGGAGACCTCCTCGAGAGCGCCGTTTCGAGAAGCCCGCAGAGGACAAGCCTGAGGGAGGCGCAGAGTTCTCTGTAGACAA GCCTTCTGGAGACAGGCCCCCTAGAGGGCGTGGTGGCGGCCGGGGTGGACGTGGTGGAAGAGGACGGAGCATGGGCCGAGGAGAGGGCTTCGACTCACGTGGGAAACGGGACTTCGACAGACACAGCGGCAGTGACAAATC CAATCAGAAAACTGAGGAGAAGCGCAGTGGCAGCGGCTCACACAACTGGGGCAACGTGAAGGATGAAGTGAG TGAGGCTGAACAGACTAGTGCTGCTCCTGAGACGACCCCAGAAGGAGAGGAAACTGCACCTGCCGGCTCTGAGAACAA GGAGAATGAGGTTGAAGAAGTGAAAAACGAAGGCCCCAAAGAAATGACCCTGGACGAGTGGAAGGCCATGCAGGACAAGGAGCGCACCAAGGTGGAGTTCAACATCCGTAAGCCCAACGAGGGAGCCGACAGCCAGTGGAAGAAAGGATACGTGCTGCACAAGTCCAAGAGTGAAGAT AGGCCCGTCGGTGCTTTGATTGACGCCTCAGAGACGGAAGCAGACTCAAACACTCTTTACCACAAG GCCGGTGCTGACGAGTCCAGTGACCACCATTTCCGCAAACCAGCCAACGACATCACATCTCAGCTGGAGATCAACTTTGGAGACCTTGGCCGTCCCGGCCGCGGGCGCGGGGGAGCGCGTGGGGGCAGGGGAGGCCGCGGCGGGGGAGGCAGCAGGACGGCACGCGGGGGAGGACGGTCCGAAAAG GCTAGTGGAGTGTCAGTCCCCAACGTGGATGATCCTGAGGCCTTCCCAGCCCTGGCCTAA
- the serbp1b gene encoding plasminogen activator inhibitor 1 RNA-binding protein isoform X2, whose product MPGHLQEGFGCVVTNRFDQLLDDESDPFEILKAAENKKKEGAAAGSTKTAAQAAKQPKKESQKDRKNPLLDKKEESQAPVPLKKEGIRRVGRRPDQQGQPGSQHQAGQGEGRPGDKRPDRRPPRERRFEKPAEDKPEGGAEFSVDKPSGDRPPRGRGGGRGGRGGRGRSMGRGEGFDSRGKRDFDRHSGSDKSNQKTEEKRSGSGSHNWGNVKDEVSEAEQTSAAPETTPEGEETAPAGSENKENEVEEVKNEGPKEMTLDEWKAMQDKERTKVEFNIRKPNEGADSQWKKGYVLHKSKSEDRPVGALIDASETEADSNTLYHKEMAGADESSDHHFRKPANDITSQLEINFGDLGRPGRGRGGARGGRGGRGGGGSRTARGGGRSEKASGVSVPNVDDPEAFPALA is encoded by the exons ATGCCCGGACACCTGCAAGAAGGCTTCGGCTGCGTCGTAACCAACCGGTTCGACCAGTTATTGGACGATGAGTCCGACCCGTTCGAGATCCTGAAAGCCGCTGAAAACAAGAAGAAGGAGGGGGCCGCCGCTGGTTCCACCAAGACCGCGGCTCAAGCCGCCAAGCAGCCGAAGAAGGAGTCACAGAAGGACAGGAAGAACCCGCTGCTGGACAAGAAGGAGGAGTCCCAGGCTCCAGTCCCCCTGAAGAAAGAGG GTATCAGGCGGGTGGGCCGAAGACCGGACCAGCAGGGCCAGCCTGGTTCCCAGCACCAGGCTGGGCAGGGCGAAGGGCGACCTGGAGACAAGAGGCCGGACCGGAGACCTCCTCGAGAGCGCCGTTTCGAGAAGCCCGCAGAGGACAAGCCTGAGGGAGGCGCAGAGTTCTCTGTAGACAA GCCTTCTGGAGACAGGCCCCCTAGAGGGCGTGGTGGCGGCCGGGGTGGACGTGGTGGAAGAGGACGGAGCATGGGCCGAGGAGAGGGCTTCGACTCACGTGGGAAACGGGACTTCGACAGACACAGCGGCAGTGACAAATC CAATCAGAAAACTGAGGAGAAGCGCAGTGGCAGCGGCTCACACAACTGGGGCAACGTGAAGGATGAAGTGAG TGAGGCTGAACAGACTAGTGCTGCTCCTGAGACGACCCCAGAAGGAGAGGAAACTGCACCTGCCGGCTCTGAGAACAA GGAGAATGAGGTTGAAGAAGTGAAAAACGAAGGCCCCAAAGAAATGACCCTGGACGAGTGGAAGGCCATGCAGGACAAGGAGCGCACCAAGGTGGAGTTCAACATCCGTAAGCCCAACGAGGGAGCCGACAGCCAGTGGAAGAAAGGATACGTGCTGCACAAGTCCAAGAGTGAAGAT AGGCCCGTCGGTGCTTTGATTGACGCCTCAGAGACGGAAGCAGACTCAAACACTCTTTACCACAAG GAAATG GCCGGTGCTGACGAGTCCAGTGACCACCATTTCCGCAAACCAGCCAACGACATCACATCTCAGCTGGAGATCAACTTTGGAGACCTTGGCCGTCCCGGCCGCGGGCGCGGGGGAGCGCGTGGGGGCAGGGGAGGCCGCGGCGGGGGAGGCAGCAGGACGGCACGCGGGGGAGGACGGTCCGAAAAG GCTAGTGGAGTGTCAGTCCCCAACGTGGATGATCCTGAGGCCTTCCCAGCCCTGGCCTAA
- the serbp1b gene encoding plasminogen activator inhibitor 1 RNA-binding protein isoform X3: protein MPGHLQEGFGCVVTNRFDQLLDDESDPFEILKAAENKKKEGAAAGSTKTAAQAAKQPKKESQKDRKNPLLDKKEESQAPVPLKKEGIRRVGRRPDQQGQPGSQHQAGQGEGRPGDKRPDRRPPRERRFEKPAEDKPEGGAEFSVDKPSGDRPPRGRGGGRGGRGGRGRSMGRGEGFDSRGKRDFDRHSGSDKSNQKTEEKRSGSGSHNWGNVKDEVSEAEQTSAAPETTPEGEETAPAGSENKENEVEEVKNEGPKEMTLDEWKAMQDKERTKVEFNIRKPNEGADSQWKKGYVLHKSKSEDRPVGALIDASETEADSNTLYHKQAGADESSDHHFRKPANDITSQLEINFGDLGRPGRGRGGARGGRGGRGGGGSRTARGGGRSEKASGVSVPNVDDPEAFPALA from the exons ATGCCCGGACACCTGCAAGAAGGCTTCGGCTGCGTCGTAACCAACCGGTTCGACCAGTTATTGGACGATGAGTCCGACCCGTTCGAGATCCTGAAAGCCGCTGAAAACAAGAAGAAGGAGGGGGCCGCCGCTGGTTCCACCAAGACCGCGGCTCAAGCCGCCAAGCAGCCGAAGAAGGAGTCACAGAAGGACAGGAAGAACCCGCTGCTGGACAAGAAGGAGGAGTCCCAGGCTCCAGTCCCCCTGAAGAAAGAGG GTATCAGGCGGGTGGGCCGAAGACCGGACCAGCAGGGCCAGCCTGGTTCCCAGCACCAGGCTGGGCAGGGCGAAGGGCGACCTGGAGACAAGAGGCCGGACCGGAGACCTCCTCGAGAGCGCCGTTTCGAGAAGCCCGCAGAGGACAAGCCTGAGGGAGGCGCAGAGTTCTCTGTAGACAA GCCTTCTGGAGACAGGCCCCCTAGAGGGCGTGGTGGCGGCCGGGGTGGACGTGGTGGAAGAGGACGGAGCATGGGCCGAGGAGAGGGCTTCGACTCACGTGGGAAACGGGACTTCGACAGACACAGCGGCAGTGACAAATC CAATCAGAAAACTGAGGAGAAGCGCAGTGGCAGCGGCTCACACAACTGGGGCAACGTGAAGGATGAAGTGAG TGAGGCTGAACAGACTAGTGCTGCTCCTGAGACGACCCCAGAAGGAGAGGAAACTGCACCTGCCGGCTCTGAGAACAA GGAGAATGAGGTTGAAGAAGTGAAAAACGAAGGCCCCAAAGAAATGACCCTGGACGAGTGGAAGGCCATGCAGGACAAGGAGCGCACCAAGGTGGAGTTCAACATCCGTAAGCCCAACGAGGGAGCCGACAGCCAGTGGAAGAAAGGATACGTGCTGCACAAGTCCAAGAGTGAAGAT AGGCCCGTCGGTGCTTTGATTGACGCCTCAGAGACGGAAGCAGACTCAAACACTCTTTACCACAAG CAGGCCGGTGCTGACGAGTCCAGTGACCACCATTTCCGCAAACCAGCCAACGACATCACATCTCAGCTGGAGATCAACTTTGGAGACCTTGGCCGTCCCGGCCGCGGGCGCGGGGGAGCGCGTGGGGGCAGGGGAGGCCGCGGCGGGGGAGGCAGCAGGACGGCACGCGGGGGAGGACGGTCCGAAAAG GCTAGTGGAGTGTCAGTCCCCAACGTGGATGATCCTGAGGCCTTCCCAGCCCTGGCCTAA
- the serbp1b gene encoding plasminogen activator inhibitor 1 RNA-binding protein isoform X1 encodes MPGHLQEGFGCVVTNRFDQLLDDESDPFEILKAAENKKKEGAAAGSTKTAAQAAKQPKKESQKDRKNPLLDKKEESQAPVPLKKEGIRRVGRRPDQQGQPGSQHQAGQGEGRPGDKRPDRRPPRERRFEKPAEDKPEGGAEFSVDKPSGDRPPRGRGGGRGGRGGRGRSMGRGEGFDSRGKRDFDRHSGSDKSNQKTEEKRSGSGSHNWGNVKDEVSEAEQTSAAPETTPEGEETAPAGSENKENEVEEVKNEGPKEMTLDEWKAMQDKERTKVEFNIRKPNEGADSQWKKGYVLHKSKSEDRPVGALIDASETEADSNTLYHKEMQAGADESSDHHFRKPANDITSQLEINFGDLGRPGRGRGGARGGRGGRGGGGSRTARGGGRSEKASGVSVPNVDDPEAFPALA; translated from the exons ATGCCCGGACACCTGCAAGAAGGCTTCGGCTGCGTCGTAACCAACCGGTTCGACCAGTTATTGGACGATGAGTCCGACCCGTTCGAGATCCTGAAAGCCGCTGAAAACAAGAAGAAGGAGGGGGCCGCCGCTGGTTCCACCAAGACCGCGGCTCAAGCCGCCAAGCAGCCGAAGAAGGAGTCACAGAAGGACAGGAAGAACCCGCTGCTGGACAAGAAGGAGGAGTCCCAGGCTCCAGTCCCCCTGAAGAAAGAGG GTATCAGGCGGGTGGGCCGAAGACCGGACCAGCAGGGCCAGCCTGGTTCCCAGCACCAGGCTGGGCAGGGCGAAGGGCGACCTGGAGACAAGAGGCCGGACCGGAGACCTCCTCGAGAGCGCCGTTTCGAGAAGCCCGCAGAGGACAAGCCTGAGGGAGGCGCAGAGTTCTCTGTAGACAA GCCTTCTGGAGACAGGCCCCCTAGAGGGCGTGGTGGCGGCCGGGGTGGACGTGGTGGAAGAGGACGGAGCATGGGCCGAGGAGAGGGCTTCGACTCACGTGGGAAACGGGACTTCGACAGACACAGCGGCAGTGACAAATC CAATCAGAAAACTGAGGAGAAGCGCAGTGGCAGCGGCTCACACAACTGGGGCAACGTGAAGGATGAAGTGAG TGAGGCTGAACAGACTAGTGCTGCTCCTGAGACGACCCCAGAAGGAGAGGAAACTGCACCTGCCGGCTCTGAGAACAA GGAGAATGAGGTTGAAGAAGTGAAAAACGAAGGCCCCAAAGAAATGACCCTGGACGAGTGGAAGGCCATGCAGGACAAGGAGCGCACCAAGGTGGAGTTCAACATCCGTAAGCCCAACGAGGGAGCCGACAGCCAGTGGAAGAAAGGATACGTGCTGCACAAGTCCAAGAGTGAAGAT AGGCCCGTCGGTGCTTTGATTGACGCCTCAGAGACGGAAGCAGACTCAAACACTCTTTACCACAAG GAAATG CAGGCCGGTGCTGACGAGTCCAGTGACCACCATTTCCGCAAACCAGCCAACGACATCACATCTCAGCTGGAGATCAACTTTGGAGACCTTGGCCGTCCCGGCCGCGGGCGCGGGGGAGCGCGTGGGGGCAGGGGAGGCCGCGGCGGGGGAGGCAGCAGGACGGCACGCGGGGGAGGACGGTCCGAAAAG GCTAGTGGAGTGTCAGTCCCCAACGTGGATGATCCTGAGGCCTTCCCAGCCCTGGCCTAA